In a genomic window of Penaeus chinensis breed Huanghai No. 1 chromosome 30, ASM1920278v2, whole genome shotgun sequence:
- the LOC125041477 gene encoding uncharacterized protein LOC125041477, with protein MLVLCTLLLFHMGAGVIVQKVGIPKPTVAGHIARLECVWSAGSGPPLYSLRWCKDGQQFYVVTVRPRPYQAVFPTPGVHVLLSMSDESVLSLANVTAATSGTYTCEAMSDAPDFLSSARSAHLSVIELPVSGPTWTGVLSVYHVHQHLRARCHVMGSRPPAVFTFLLNGVSFLHEEPWVTEDTPRYNRRGETWNSSSSLSIPLTPRNILKFFPFDDRRSYYNADSRTYDDLSVSGGPAYQSPRIFVSNSNQEILINDIGNRSPEQMTDESSYYMPDASGSSEYSPASHGCVVPGVSLTNTQIEPHVFGRCRGPRVQDNNCFARLFPHGNTLY; from the exons ATGCTGGTGTTGTGCACGTTGTTGCTCTTCCATATGG GAGCAGGAGTGATAGTACAGAAGGTGGGGATACCAAAACCTACGGTCGCGGGCCACATTGCAAGGCTGGAGTGCGTCTGGTCTGCCGGGAGTGGGCCGCCCTTGTACTCACTCCGCTGGTGCAAGGACGGTCAGCAGTTCTACGTGGTGACAGTCAGGCCGAGACCCTACCAGGCCGTGTTTCCGACACCAGGGGTTCATGTGCTC CTCAGTATGTCGGACGAGTCGGTGTTGAGTCTGGCCAACGTGACGGCGGCCACGTCGGGGACCTACACATGCGAGGCCATGAGTGACGCTCCCGATTTCCTGTCCAGCGCGAGGTCGGCACATCTCTCCGTCATTG AATTGCCCGTGTCAGGACCGACGTGGACTGGCGTGCTGAGCGTGTATCACGTGCACCAACACCTGCGAGCTCGATGTCACGTGATGGGCTCGAGACCTCCCGCCGTCTTCACGTTCCTGCTCAATGGAGTGTCGTTTTTG CACGAGGAGCCCTGGGTCACGGAGGACACCCCTCGCTACAACAGGCGGGGGGAGACCTGGAACTCGTCCTCGTCGCTCTCCATCCCCCTTACGCCGAGAAACATCCTCAAGTTCTTCCCTTTCGACGACCGCCGCTCCTACTACAATGCAGACTCAAGGACGTACGACGACCTCTCCGTCAGCGGTGGTCCGGCCTATCAGTCCCCGAGGATTTTTGTCTCCAATTCGAATCAGGAAATCCTCATTAACGACATCGGAAATCGTTCTCCAGAGCAGATGACGGATGAGTCGTCCTATTACATGCCAGATGCGTCGGGGTCGTCCGAATACTCTCCTGCAAGTCATGGCTGTGTCGTTCCCGGGGTCAGCCTCACAAACACGCAGATTGAACCTCACGTGTTTGGCCGATGTCGGGGGCCTCGTGTACAGGACAACAACTGTTTCGCTCGTCTCTTTCCCCACGGAAATACACTATACTAG